The Neurospora crassa OR74A linkage group I, whole genome shotgun sequence genome segment GGCGATATTACAAGTTACTGTCTCCCAACAAAGGCCAGCTCCCTTCTATTCTGCAGAAATACATAGCAGTTGGTATATAAACATCTGGTGGTCCATTGTAGTGTTTGGATTGCATGCAGTCTCAGGGGACTTTACAGTACTTTACACTTTTGGTGTACAggtgtgtatgtatgtataatGCAGGTATACACTACGTGATACTACGACCAAGACGAGAATCCAatggggttggaggaggcgCATGATGTTGCCTCTTACCATGCAATGCATCTGATGGAACCCCCCACTTCCTGGACGTGGGACTGCGCAGAAGGACTGCTGCAGTTATAAAAAGATTGTAAATCTAGGGACTTTTCTGCGAGTGGTGGTTGCAGCGAGCATCTGCCGTTCACGGAATCGATTTGTAGTAGAAGCACAGTTTTATGTTTCCTGAGTCCGTTCAAGAAGGTCTTGGAATCATCTATAAAGCTTCATTAGATAACGTTCTTCTTCACTCGGAACGGACGGATGTTTCGGGGCGAATGTAGCTGAAGAAACGATGAAGGATTCTCTCCCACGTGCTTGCCATTCGCAAATTAATTTCTCGTCACACTGAATGGAATGGATCTGGAAGGTGTCACCTCACCTCTGacacagtagaggtagcccTCGGTCCTCGTCTACTGTCTGTGAGATGACTGTCGGCCCCACTACCTAACCCGGGGAGCTACAATACCTCTTCAATGCTGCAAAATTTGTTAGCGCTGAACTTGAGTAGGCAGGGTATAGAAACAGAAGAACTGATTGGCTTTGCAAGCCGATGCCCTCCAAAGGTGGAGAATCACATCTCAAGCCCACACACATCAACCGCTTGAAGCCCCACTTTCTTTTACTACCTCGACAGCTCGAGTATTACTCGCGATGTTGACCCGCCGTCAGATCCTATTTGACCAACCTAAAAGAGTAAAGTGCTTGCTCCAAGTACTAGTGTGCACTACAGTAACCAACTTATCAGGATTAGATTGTACCAGCGTGCGGACGAACGGCCTGAGGTGCCGCTTgaaagagaggggggggggggggagggcgGTTCGTGTTGAAGTAAGGTCGAAGCAGCTGTCTCGCGATAACTGTGAGTGATGGTCTGATCTTGAAGGAAAACAATAGCTGGAAGAGCTTGTCAGATGTTGACATCGTTTCTGCGTATTGCCCGCGCAGTTTGGGTCCCGTCGGTTTTGATTACTTGGGAGGTCTTGAAAGCGGCGTGAAGTTAACATCGGCGGGTGCCTGGAGGTATCCAATTGGTAGGCGGGGCGGGCGGGGTCTAGAATAGATCGACCCGGGCCTTTTTCTCTGCCTTCTTTCACACGCTGCGAGGGGACGTTGGGACGCCCGCCCGGGGCTGGGAACCGCTGAGACTCTTCAATTGTAAAGACCGAGTCCCACATCGCTACATACTTCAATCCAACCgacagaaaagagaaagcATCGACGAATCCAGTATCTCTATATTCCCGTCATACGCGTCCATTCAAAGGGTCTCTGGCGAGCTACCAATCAGTAGCGCACATCCTGACAATCTTTCGCCGGGTCGCGCAGACCTGATCGCGAGCCCGAACAGTTTCGTCGTCGGCAATAATCTCGGGTCCTCGCTAGGTACCGTTAAATTACGGAGTCACCATAGACGGGACTGGCCCGGCCAAGACTCGAAGCCCGTCGAGGTTATCCGGCCCTTTAAGCGGTCATCCGTCATCGCATTGTCGATCAATAATCAAGTGCAAGGCGACTTGCAGAGCCGCCTGAGAAAGTCCAAAATCAAAGCCGAGTCCCCAACCGCCTGGCCTTGGCCTCAACGTCCTTCGACTCAACTGATCACCCAACAGCCGGTGTCAAAATTACTGGACTGCCTCCGCCCAAAGCGCCGTACCCGTTTCCGTACCCGCACCCGCACCCGCACCCGCACCCGCACCCGCACCCGTGCCCGCACCCGTGCCCGCACCCGTGCCGGACAGCCGGCCGTCCCCGAACCATCTTCAATCCGGACTTTGGACAAAGCCTCCCCAGGAGGGCCTAGCCGGCGGGCGTGATGAACTCCTCATCGTGGAGTGCCCCGGACCACAGTCACCACCCGGCCCTACACACCGCAGCCGATGATGACTTCCACCAGTACTTGGATATAAACGACATGGGCGATCTATCTGACGCCTTGGACTTTGACTTTCGCGACTTTGGGGCTGATCACCATACTGCCCCCCATGCTGGCCGCCATGCCGCCGACCATCTGCTACATCCGTCGGGGGGAGAGCATCTGGACACCCCCATGACTGGTACCGACATGTCCATGATCCTATCGCCCGTAGACCATGCCATGCTCCGACATGGGgtgcaacagcaacagcaccaccagcaacagcaacaccagcaacaTCAGATGCCCACCATTACCACGACTGCGCCATATCAAAACGCCCCGACGGCCTTGATACAGCCATCTACACCCTCAGAGGCCATCGTCAACACCATCGATGCCCAAATCCAGTTcctccagcagcagaagTTGCATGCTCAGCACCAGCAACTGCAAGAGCAACAGGCCGCCTTCTTCGCTTCTCAACAGAACCACATAGTTCCTCCTACACCTCAGAGCCTGGAACTCACTGCTGGATCTAGTCAGAATTACTATGCCCAGTCGACACTATCTGATCAACACCACTCCGGGCCACagaaacagcagcagccgcaacaGGCCATCGACTACAGATATACAAGGATCAAAGACCAGCATGATGTAGGTCTACAAACGTCTGCTCCGTCCAagtcaagaaaaaaaaatatcaCTAACCAACCATGGCAGATGTCCTTCACCCCGTTGGTATCACCGGCTGTGACCCCGCTGGAGACCCATTTTCCCATCGATACTCCGTTTGCCGTCCCTGGAGCGTACTTCAGCCCCCTTACCTCGCCAGCCTTGCACGCGCAAAATGACGCTTTGGGTATCATTGACCAGAGGCTCGGGATGATGAGCGGGAGCTCGCCAAGGGAGATGGAACTCGAACCACCTGCCATGTCTCAAGCGAGCGTTAGCCCAGGCGATTTGGCTAGGAAGACGCGCAAGAACGCAGTGAAGGCCAGGGCAAAGAGCGGCAGTGGCATCAAACAGTCTCCCATCTCGAAGCCGATACGTAGAAAGACGGCCACCACCCCGATGCTCAACCCCCAAGCTTTGAACCAACTGGTTGAGAATGCAGCACCAAGTCAAGAACGCCAACAACCTCTTACGCCGCTAATACCGACCTCGTCTTCGTCCACAGCTGGTGTAACTGACTCTGAGAATGGGTCCATCTCCCCCGAAAATCTCAACGACGTTGTCTTGCCGGTTGAGATGCCTCCGCCACCACTTCCGAAACCTCGCTCCGCCAAACCGTCCCCTTTTCTGGCACCTCAAGCGAGCGGTAGTGCTGTGCCTATTAATCTCCAGCCGGGGCGGCCTGGAATTGCCTCTCCTGCAACACCAGCATCACTGATGAAACTAAGCTCACCGAGCAATCGCAACCCTTCAGTGGTAGGAACCGGCTCTCATGACCCAATGGATCCCGACCACATTGAGAACTTTGAGCTCCCGGACTCCATCAACTTCTCGTCTGCACCAAAACCCGCCCCTATAATTACCACTCTTGGAACACCGGCTCTCGATCCTCTCCAAAAGGCCGCCGCGCCTCTACAAACGCCAggcctcccaccaccaccttctcctGCGGTGGCCAAGCCTCTGGCACTTCCTTCCGCCGCTCTTTCCAGTCCACAACTGAAGCCCGATTCCGCTCATAGCCTGAAACGGACACCCCAGCTTGCACCCATGGGAAGAAGCAGCAAAAAACGTGCAAGCGTGACCTCCATCCAGATGTCCCCGGCCCTTCGACCCAAGATCTCGCCCAGCATCAAGCCTCTGCTACCAGGAGGTTCTGCGGGTGCCGAAGACGCAGCATCGATCTTGCTCGCCACCAAATCCAACTACCAACGCATCCTCGAGGGCAACACAGTTCCCGGCGTTTCGTATCCCAGCGAGCTTTCTACGAATCTCACATCGAAGCGGACGTCGCACAAGATCGCGGAGCAAGGCAGGAGGAACAGAATCAACTCCGCGCTGCAGGAGATCGCCACGCTTCTTCCCAAAGCTCCTGcgaaggaggggggagatggtgatggagacGGTCATAGTAGTAGCGGTGGGGGCGGTGGCAGCGGGGGTGCTGACAGGGAAGataagagggagaaggataAGGACAAGGCTGGAGGGGGGATACCCAATAGCAAGGCGAGCACGGTGGAGATGGCAATTGAGTATATCAAGCAGCTGCAGAAGGAGGTGGCTGACGCGAACAAGAGGGCGGAAGAGGCAGAGAGGAAGTTGGTGGAGATGAAGATGCAGGGAGGCGCCGCGACGGGGTCCGGGTCATCAGTTGGTGATGCTGGCGATTTGGGTACTCCAACCACGGAGGCTAATCCGGTCGTGGATGAGGACCTGAAGTCTGGCGGTGGTGACGCGATGGATGAATAAGATATCAAGATCGGATTGAAGAGCCTCCACAAACGCACGGCGTTCTTCTTTAACACACGTGTCACTAATCTGGCGTGTACAAACAGGCGAGTCGGGTGTATAAGTGGgcaaaaaagagaaagggtTGGTTGACTTTCGGGTATAATTATGCGGGTGTTCAGAGTGGGCGAGATCTTTGCTTTTATCATACAAGGTAAACATCTCCCGCGGGTGGATTATGGGGTCAAATAAACATGCAGGCGGTGGTGTTTGGATATACCCCTCCTCTTGAAATAGGAGTACtcaaatagaaataataagggaGTCATGATGAACGGGATGATGGCGCTTGACGGGGTGAGGTAACACGAAATTTAGGATCTGTACTTGGGTAAACCGGGATTGTTCTGGgttttacctacctaagatGGGTGTTTGGCTTCCTGGTGCTACTGGAGTCTGTGTCCTTGCGAAGTGCTAGCTTGACCTTTTTCACGCAGGTGAAGTTGGGCGAAGGCTTGTCATAGCTGTGCAACGACCAGTCGCTTGACCTGATTAAGTAAGATCAAAGAAATAAGATTGAGATAGGTCATGATAATTCTCATGATAACCCATGTTATCACACAAATTGATCATCATTGCTTGAACATGGAGACTGCTTCATCGCCTCAAGCAACGGTAGGCGAAAGACATGAGTCTATATCATGCCCGAACCACTATTCTCTCATCTTTACTACATTTTTCCAAGGACTCTTGGCCATCGAATTTAGAATCATCTTCACTCACTCCCACAGCTATACACAGCCTCACAAATACGAACAAATCGCTTCTGagtgagtaggtaggtacctagtcatGGAGACAGAAAAGCCAATAGCTCCTCCGTGCACCCACCCTTTCTCTCATCCACCCTCGAATTTACAAGGTACCGCAACGCCGGCTTCAACGCCAGTGAATTATTCACGACCTCTTGATCCTTCAACTTTAACCAACAAGAGTCAACAACCAACTcgcgaggagaaggaaaataatGAAGAAGCTGCGGAGAACGATGATGAAGGACTAGGAGATATGAATGCTGAGAAAACGCCAGAGCCACAGCTTCGGTCTCAGAAgggagatgatgacgatggggacgaagacgaagaagaagaagaagaaaacgagcTCACCGAAGTCTTCCAGATTCTGGCGAATGTAGCGAGAATGAAAGTCTTCGGCGAACGATTGAACAATGCAGAGGGGGGTGCTTTGAGTGGTGGTTTGGGAAAAGCGGGCTGGTATTACGAAGTTCAGTATCTCGGTATGAAGTATCTCGGTATGAAGGGGTCCTTGGAACGTATTGCTGGGGATGGTGTCAGTGATAATGGGGGGTCTTttaaggagggagagagtgAGGGTCATGGAGACgggggaagagaagaaggggaggaaaagggacaaatggaagaagagaaaggggaagaaaaaggagaagaggaggagaaggagaggaaagaagaggagaaaggaaaagatactgaagatgacgatgaagagaACTACGTTATTATCACATTCCTAGGGGAGCAGACTGATTCAGATGATGAGAGCTGGTACTTCGTTGAAATTACCTCTagtgacgaagaggaggacagcgatgacgacgagggAAGCAAGGACAACAAGGACACCGAGAACAATGAAGACAAAAAGGGTAACGTAAACAGAAGTGAGACCAACAACGCGAACAATCACAGCAAGAAGGGCAACAAATACGACGGCCATGACTCTGATAACGACGAGTGGCACGACCATCATCATTGTCATCATTGCCAATCGTTCCGTACCGCTAGTATCACCACCCAAACCACCACGACTACCAACCCGCAACAACAATTATacccccaaccccaagaACAAGGTCGACTTCCCCTCGTCAACCCACCCTTCGAGATACTCCAGTCCTCCCCCACATCCTTTACCATCCAGTTCGCCATCCCCGGCGCCAAGCGGCGGGATATCAGCGTTGCCTATGACCTCGATACGAACGTGTTGACGCTCAGTGGGGTTTTGTATCAGACTGTTCTTTCTGTTGAGGATTCAtcgtctgcttcttcttctacctcttcttctctcgaATCTGAGATCAAGACAAATGGTAAAGATAAATCAAATGCGAGAATAAATCAGGGCTCACATCTCAAGTCGAAAGCCGACTTTGAAGCGGACTTGAAGTTGTGGTTAGCGTATGAACGGGCCTCAAGACCCGCCGGGGTGGATTCAGTATCGGGCTCTGTTTTGCTCCTTGGAGGgtatggggaggaggaggaggaggaggaggaggaggaggagaagggcaagcaaggcggtggtggtgatggtggtgatggtggtgatggtgatagCAGCACAGACACCGACGACAGCAATAACAAACAGTCGCAAACCCAGACCCAGACCCAAACTTCTCCGACAACGACGGAAAGAAATCCCATCAGACAAATTTTAGACCAGGTCGACTTCGTTATCTGCTCACCTACCCCTACATCTGAATGTCGATATTCACCGTCATCTACACCTGAAGAACAAAAGCAGCACAAAGAAGTGAATCACGAGAAGATCAAGGCGAGGTTGGAGGATGGGATACCAACAGTTGTTCTCCCCCTTGTTGAGGAAGAGGCCGAGGATGAAAGTATGGTAGGGATGGCAATGTGAATGggtgggtttttttttttttttttttttttttttttttttttttttttcttttcttttccttcttccttggtCGTTTGCGAAGAGGTAAAACGCGCAAGTTGATGAGTGTCTGAGTGCGTAATTGAGGTTCGGGTGTGCTCTTTCTTATGGAGGATAAAAAAGGAGTGGATGGTTGAGATGGTAAGATTGCTCgctgttggtgatgagaGTCCAAACAGATTTGACGATGAAACATATGCAAAGGAATACAGTAAATTTCCTCCTGCTTTCTTTCGATGACTGAAGTGATATCTTATTCGCAATGCCAGTAGACCGTGACCGAAATCACAACGATCATTAGTACACTTGAAACTATGGCCTGCACATCAAAGAGGAAAGGATTTGAAGACCGAATGTTTGGTtgataaattactatataatagtagatatCGCTTGAGCTTCAGTCCAGataaactactatactacttcCCCCACCAAAACTCGCAATATCTTCTTTCATTACAACATGCAGACCATACCTCTCACAGTCCAGCCAGTACACCCTGGATACCGGGAGTAGCAGCATCCTCTCTCTTTTGCACAAAGGCTTTGAAATCCGCCTTTTGCAACTTCTTACCCGATCCGCCACCGCTCGCCGCACTCCCAGcggcaccaccgccaccaccacctcctcctcctcctcccccagcaccaccactgcccGTAGCCAAGAACTTGGAACGTTCGCGAAGGGCCTCGGGTCCAATGATGAAGAGGTATCCGACCTCGGTAAGGAGCTCGACAATCGCCTGCACCTCCTTGGTCAACGGCCACTCCTTCATTGTCGTCACGTACTTGGCGATATCCTTAGTCACCATCAAGCCACCGGTGGCGTTGACTGAGAACTTCTTGAAGTGCTCAAACAAGAGCGAGTGGACGGCCAGAGCGAGTTCGGAGCTGAATAGCTCAAGGTTGTGGCCGTCGATAGCCAGCGCGGCCTGCGCCGCCACCTTGGAGGCCAAGAACGTGCAGATAGCCTGACAGGTGGGCGTCTGCAGGTCAACGAAGCCTTCAAGGTCGTTGTCGCGGGGCCGGTAgtccgtcttcttctggcCCGCCAGGATCTTAGCGACCCAGTTGACCGCTACATCCATGGTACTCTTGAGGACGGCGTTGGTCTTCCGCTCCGTGGCCTCGATGGCTTGCTTGGCTTGGGCCTCCATGCTGCGGCGCAGGGCTGTGTTGGACTCGGCAAGCCGGATCAGCACAGTTGTGATGAACCGCGACATGAGGTTCGTGATGGTGACAGCCGGTTTGATGTGAGGAAGGTACGAGAGGTCAGGTTCTGTCTTGATGTTCTCCTGCGACGTGGCAGTGTCCAAGGCGGCATCGAGGGCAGTCTCAACGTAGACTTGGCCCATGCTGGTAAGGAGAAGGTTGAGCAAGATGTTGATGTCTTTGGGGGTTTCGCTTCCCGAACCCATCTCGAGCGTTCTGCGCACGCTTTCGGCCAACCAGACAATCATGCGCTTGGCGTTCTGTACGCTCAGGCGGCCGTGTTCCTCCGACACTTCGATCTCGTTCTTGTTGCTGCTATTGTCTTGCAGACCGGCAACCTTCAACATCATGCGCTTCTGAGTGGGCGTAAGGTCTGACGAATCGAGTCGCTCCATATAGGCATCTTTAGCGGTTGCCAAAAGCTGAGTGCCCTGTTGGGCAATAGCGGCCATGAAGCCCGAGGGAGCCTTCTTTCTGCGTGAGTGATACAAGGTGAACTTGAAGAGCAACGAATTGTACAGTTCCTCCAGACTCTTCCTTTCCCTGTCGATGTATGAGTTTTGAAGTAGATAGGGGACGAATAATTCCTCTAGTTGCTGATCAAGAGTCTGTGATATTTGTGCAGAGCATGGTTCCGGGTGCTCTGTAAGACCGTGGGTTTTGAGGTCTTCCACCAGGGCACCAATGTAGGATCTCGACGCATGCAAGGAGCGTAAATAGGCGAGCGATGAAATTGTCGTGGCCTTGTCCAGTAGCATCTCTAGCCGTTGTTGAATAGACTGCTGGAAAACACGCTGTATAAACTTGATGAGGACTGTTTCGTAATATGGGAAGGCACGCTTAATGATAAAAGATTCCTCCTGCATCACGATCTTGACCTCGTCAACAAGAGATTGCAGACTGGGCTCGACACCTGGTGGGTCGGAATCGGGATCAGCCAGTTGCTCCCACATCTCGCCATCTGTCGTAACCTCGTCGGTGATGAGCTGGTCTCGGTCGATAAAGAACTGGTGCTGGTTCACGAAGGCGGCGATGACGCTGGCACCGCCGTGGAAATCGTAGAGGACCTTTGCGCACTCCATCATGTCGTCGAAATTTTGCCGGCGGTAACTGTTGTTAAACTGCTTCAGAAGGTCTTGCTCAAGATGCTCGCAGAACTTTTCGAGAGCCTCCCTAGTGTTGTGCTTCCGCGTAGCGCCGTTGGCGATGCCATTGGCACGGAGGCCACCTGTTACCCACGAAAAAGGGTCTAGTCTCTGACTGATGCGCATAAGCTGGCGAGCAATGACGGCGCAGCGAACCTTGTTCTCGGCACCGCCCTGTCTCTGAATCTCCTCGAGCGAGGTGAGTTGGCCTGTCTCGGAAACCTCTGTCCAGCACTGAATCAGGAAGTTAGCGTCCTGCGCCTTCCTCCGTTTCCTatccagctcctccagctTCTCTCCAATCTGAACGGCAATGTTTCCTCCACCATCAGGCCGGCCGTGTCCGTTCATGGAGCCGCTATTTGTGCTGGAGTTATTCAGGGTCAAGTCGAGGGCCTCGAACTGGGCCATTGACTGGTCTAGCTTCCGACCAAGGGTATCGAGAGTCTGGTCATGTTGAATCTCTGCTCGCCGAACCTGTGATAAGAGCTCTGATTCCTTCTCTTGCAACTCCTCGCTCAGAGTGCCCAACTGTGACAGCGCATTCTCGAAGGTCCGGATGAGGGGCTTGGGGTCAAAGGGGGTGCTCGCACTCGTGGGGTTGGAGCGGCGGTTCGCCGGAAAGGCAGTGTCGGCGAGGGAATCGACAAAGTCGCGTACAATGAAGTCTTTACTGGAGAAGTCGTCAATGGTGAAGCTGGGGCCCTTGGGGAAGAGCCCGG includes the following:
- the nuc-1 gene encoding phosphorus acquisition-controlling protein codes for the protein MNSSSWSAPDHSHHPALHTAADDDFHQYLDINDMGDLSDALDFDFRDFGADHHTAPHAGRHAADHLLHPSGGEHLDTPMTGTDMSMILSPVDHAMLRHGVQQQQHHQQQQHQQHQMPTITTTAPYQNAPTALIQPSTPSEAIVNTIDAQIQFLQQQKLHAQHQQLQEQQAAFFASQQNHIVPPTPQSLELTAGSSQNYYAQSTLSDQHHSGPQKQQQPQQAIDYRYTRIKDQHDMSFTPLVSPAVTPLETHFPIDTPFAVPGAYFSPLTSPALHAQNDALGIIDQRLGMMSGSSPREMELEPPAMSQASVSPGDLARKTRKNAVKARAKSGSGIKQSPISKPIRRKTATTPMLNPQALNQLVENAAPSQERQQPLTPLIPTSSSSTAGVTDSENGSISPENLNDVVLPVEMPPPPLPKPRSAKPSPFLAPQASGSAVPINLQPGRPGIASPATPASLMKLSSPSNRNPSVVGTGSHDPMDPDHIENFELPDSINFSSAPKPAPIITTLGTPALDPLQKAAAPLQTPGLPPPPSPAVAKPLALPSAALSSPQLKPDSAHSLKRTPQLAPMGRSSKKRASVTSIQMSPALRPKISPSIKPLLPGGSAGAEDAASILLATKSNYQRILEGNTVPGVSYPSELSTNLTSKRTSHKIAEQGRRNRINSALQEIATLLPKAPAKEGGDGDGDGHSSSGGGGGSGGADREDKREKDKDKAGGGIPNSKASTVEMAIEYIKQLQKEVADANKRAEEAERKLVEMKMQGGAATGSGSSVGDAGDLGTPTTEANPVVDEDLKSGGGDAMDE
- a CDS encoding exocyst complex component Sec10 — protein: MERGGPGTTRSPGPGLFPKGPSFTIDDFSSKDFIVRDFVDSLADTAFPANRRSNPTSASTPFDPKPLIRTFENALSQLGTLSEELQEKESELLSQVRRAEIQHDQTLDTLGRKLDQSMAQFEALDLTLNNSSTNSGSMNGHGRPDGGGNIAVQIGEKLEELDRKRRKAQDANFLIQCWTEVSETGQLTSLEEIQRQGGAENKVRCAVIARQLMRISQRLDPFSWVTGGLRANGIANGATRKHNTREALEKFCEHLEQDLLKQFNNSYRRQNFDDMMECAKVLYDFHGGASVIAAFVNQHQFFIDRDQLITDEVTTDGEMWEQLADPDSDPPGVEPSLQSLVDEVKIVMQEESFIIKRAFPYYETVLIKFIQRVFQQSIQQRLEMLLDKATTISSLAYLRSLHASRSYIGALVEDLKTHGLTEHPEPCSAQISQTLDQQLEELFVPYLLQNSYIDRERKSLEELYNSLLFKFTLYHSRRKKAPSGFMAAIAQQGTQLLATAKDAYMERLDSSDLTPTQKRMMLKVAGLQDNSSNKNEIEVSEEHGRLSVQNAKRMIVWLAESVRRTLEMGSGSETPKDINILLNLLLTSMGQVYVETALDAALDTATSQENIKTEPDLSYLPHIKPAVTITNLMSRFITTVLIRLAESNTALRRSMEAQAKQAIEATERKTNAVLKSTMDVAVNWVAKILAGQKKTDYRPRDNDLEGFVDLQTPTCQAICTFLASKVAAQAALAIDGHNLELFSSELALAVHSLLFEHFKKFSVNATGGLMVTKDIAKYVTTMKEWPLTKEVQAIVELLTEVGYLFIIGPEALRERSKFLATGSGGAGGGGGGGGGGGGAAGSAASGGGSGKKLQKADFKAFVQKREDAATPGIQGVLAGL